A portion of the Phacochoerus africanus isolate WHEZ1 chromosome 5, ROS_Pafr_v1, whole genome shotgun sequence genome contains these proteins:
- the FAM110C gene encoding protein FAM110C, whose product MRALPTLDAPPNERLLFRDLEAPRARDAAEPARRSAVERLAADRAKYVRGAPGAGPGPIGEGNSPEAVEGQTGDPRPPARVSGPVARRAIARKPLRPDSLVIYRQKCEFVRGQGADGPRGSLVKKLFQGPVKDKTAPGVSRVGEEGRAEEAARTEPGRVVAPAVPGPPALPEPAPPVAAAPRVPAAPRDPELEGPRPGTLRGARRRGLQRSQSDLSSRYSASLAEFDTFFQYCGLEPEVVEALGRENFSAASDRVALKVRSVSVATSDSGFSRHSGGDEGLQEDELTEQGSGTTSVVERNARIIKWLYTCKKAREAPGQGLQGPA is encoded by the coding sequence ATGCGCGCCCTGCCAACCCTGGACGCGCCCCCAAACGAGCGGCTCCTGTTCCGGGACCTCGAGGCCCCCAGGGCCCGGGATGCGGCGGAGCCGGCGCGCAGGAGTGCTGTGGAGAGGCTGGCAGCCGACCGTGCCAAGTACGTGCGGGGTGCGCCGGGGGCGGGCCCAGGCCCGATTGGCGAGGGCAACAGCCCCGAGGCGGTCGAAGGACAGACGGGCGACCCTCGGCCCCCGGCCCGAGTCTCCGGGCCCGTGGCGCGCAGGGCCATAGCGCGGAAGCCGCTGAGGCCAGACTCGCTGGTCATCTACCGGCAGAAATGTGAGTTCGTCCGAGGGCAGGGAGCCGACGGCCCTAGGGGGAGCCTGGTGAAGAAGCTCTTCCAGGGGCCGGTCAAGGACAAGACGGCCCCCGGCGTGTCCCGcgtgggagaggagggcagggccgAGGAGGCTGCCCGGACTGAGCCCGGCCGCGTAGTGGCTCCCGCAGTCCCAGGGCCCCCGGCGCTCCCGGAGCCCGCCCCGCCTGTCGCGGCGGCCCCCAGGGTCCCGGCTGCGCCCCGGGACCCAGAGCTCGAGGGGCCTCGCCCCGGGACCCTGCGAGGAGCGAGGCGCCGGGGACTGCAGCGCTCGCAGTCCGACCTCAGCTCCCGCTACTCCGCATCCTTGGCCGAGTTCGACACCTTCTTCCAGTACTGCGGCTTGGAGCCCGAGGTGGTGGAGGCGCTGGGGAGGGAGAACTTCTCCGCGGCGTCGGATCGCGTCGCCCTCAAGGTCCGCAGCGTGAGCGTCGCCACCTCCGATAGCGGCTTCTCCCGGCACAGCGGCGGCGACGAGGGGCTGCAGGAGGACGAGCTGACGGAGCAGGGGTCCGGCACCACCTCCGTGGTGGAGAGGAACGCTCGTATCATCAAGTGGCTGTACACCTGTAAGAAGGCCAGAGAGGCCCCgggccaggggctgcagggccCGGCGTGA